One genomic region from Thalassomonas viridans encodes:
- a CDS encoding DUF6351 family protein has protein sequence MKILTAKLLAVIMLIAANHACAATGPALHFDPNQTSAEHTTAGQNSPPRAKDTSDPELNISVISSKETQVSGGDARIVIDLPPGADMESLKVLLNQQDVRQQFLLSGAGNRLAGLLTGLKLGENKLEVEVSTLTEEQNFKAEKTLTNHPIEGPIFSGPHQQPFVCQVQNEGLGQALVDNDSEGFTIFAEDEHGEPTDEVIGYSKLCSIHPLIVFKYLSTLGEWKDYTPGQQRPLDMAQTTTLTGKTVDFIIRWERGTINRFIYSIAMLSPAVQSLDMVDISAWNRKLIYYFQGGVGIGHEQGDPSTRRMLYQTGLSRGYAVAYSTGTRTGVHYNLELGAETALMVKEYFIERYGLPKYTIGVGGSGGGIQQYIYGEYHKGLLDGAIPQQSYPDMVTQAIHQLDCELLEFYMDVVDGANPLWQVWSNRRLLQGTNASDQVINPYTRAPGSTECVQDWRGLTPLVNNPHYGRVPDQALIHPQSAVAAIQWTHFGDLVNIYGLDEQGFARNFWNNTGVQYGLRSVAGGDITGSQFIHLNANIGGWKEAKDMVQEGSPFFPPGVINFDDWDPWSSRNQNLSPDGGITPAPRNEGNEQAMLAAYDRGQVFRGHIDIPIIDWRPYLEPKLDMHHARASFAARQRMINARGHAGSQVIWVTDSDDNNEFNQTPEAFEVMDAWLGNILANPHKSIDENKPPRAKDRCFDIQGAEIASGDQVWDGVLNDNTPGACTARFPVYDTSRTIAGGPFEQSIFKCALKPVARAVADGDYGVWQPTADEQTQLEKIFPTGVCDYSKPDLALGDTEH, from the coding sequence ATGAAGATATTAACGGCAAAACTGCTTGCAGTAATCATGCTGATCGCGGCAAATCATGCCTGCGCCGCAACGGGTCCGGCACTGCACTTCGACCCGAATCAAACTTCGGCTGAGCATACCACCGCCGGGCAAAATTCGCCCCCCCGAGCCAAAGATACATCTGATCCCGAATTGAATATTTCGGTTATTTCCAGCAAGGAAACCCAGGTGTCGGGCGGTGATGCGCGAATTGTCATTGATCTGCCGCCGGGGGCCGATATGGAAAGCCTCAAAGTACTGTTAAACCAACAGGATGTCAGGCAACAATTTTTACTGTCAGGCGCAGGCAACCGGTTGGCCGGGCTGTTAACCGGCCTTAAGCTCGGCGAGAACAAGCTTGAGGTAGAAGTGAGCACCTTAACAGAAGAGCAAAATTTTAAGGCCGAAAAAACCTTAACCAATCATCCGATTGAAGGCCCCATTTTTTCAGGCCCCCACCAGCAGCCATTTGTCTGCCAGGTGCAAAACGAAGGACTGGGCCAGGCCCTGGTAGATAACGACTCGGAAGGTTTTACCATTTTTGCCGAAGACGAACATGGCGAGCCAACGGACGAGGTAATAGGCTACAGCAAATTATGCAGCATACATCCACTGATTGTTTTTAAATACCTCTCAACCCTGGGCGAGTGGAAGGACTATACCCCCGGACAGCAGCGGCCGCTGGATATGGCGCAAACAACCACACTGACGGGCAAAACGGTTGATTTCATTATTCGCTGGGAGCGGGGCACGATCAACCGCTTCATATACAGCATTGCTATGTTGTCGCCTGCGGTACAGTCGCTTGATATGGTCGACATCTCTGCCTGGAACAGGAAATTAATCTACTACTTTCAGGGCGGGGTCGGCATAGGACATGAGCAGGGAGATCCCAGCACCCGGCGCATGCTCTATCAAACCGGGCTGAGCCGGGGTTATGCCGTTGCCTACTCCACCGGCACCCGCACCGGCGTGCACTACAACCTTGAACTTGGGGCAGAAACAGCCCTGATGGTGAAAGAATATTTTATTGAGCGTTATGGCTTGCCGAAATATACCATAGGTGTCGGCGGCTCAGGCGGCGGTATCCAGCAATATATCTACGGCGAATACCATAAAGGTTTGCTTGACGGCGCCATTCCCCAGCAGTCCTATCCGGATATGGTCACCCAGGCAATACACCAGCTGGATTGCGAACTGCTTGAGTTTTACATGGATGTTGTCGACGGCGCCAACCCCCTCTGGCAAGTTTGGTCGAACCGCCGTTTATTGCAGGGAACAAACGCCAGCGACCAGGTGATTAATCCCTACACCCGGGCACCGGGCAGCACCGAATGCGTGCAGGACTGGCGCGGTTTAACCCCCCTGGTCAATAACCCCCATTACGGGCGGGTACCGGATCAGGCATTGATTCATCCCCAATCAGCCGTGGCTGCCATTCAATGGACTCACTTTGGAGACTTGGTGAATATTTATGGCCTCGACGAACAAGGCTTTGCCCGCAACTTTTGGAACAATACCGGTGTGCAGTACGGCCTGCGCTCTGTTGCCGGCGGCGACATCACCGGCAGCCAGTTTATTCACCTGAACGCCAATATCGGCGGCTGGAAGGAAGCTAAAGATATGGTGCAGGAAGGCTCGCCGTTTTTCCCTCCCGGGGTCATTAATTTTGATGACTGGGATCCCTGGAGCAGCCGCAACCAGAATTTAAGCCCGGACGGCGGCATAACCCCAGCCCCCCGCAATGAAGGCAATGAACAGGCGATGCTGGCCGCCTATGATCGCGGCCAGGTATTTAGGGGACATATCGATATCCCGATTATCGACTGGAGGCCGTATCTGGAACCTAAGCTGGACATGCACCACGCCCGCGCTTCTTTTGCCGCCAGGCAGCGCATGATCAATGCCCGGGGCCATGCCGGTAGCCAGGTGATTTGGGTCACAGACAGCGATGACAATAACGAATTTAATCAAACGCCGGAAGCCTTTGAGGTGATGGATGCCTGGTTGGGCAACATTTTGGCCAATCCGCATAAAAGCATTGACGAAAATAAACCGCCGCGAGCCAAAGACAGGTGTTTCGATATCCAGGGGGCTGAAATCGCCAGTGGCGACCAGGTGTGGGATGGCGTATTAAATGATAACACGCCCGGCGCCTGCACCGCGCGGTTTCCGGTTTACGATACCTCGCGAACTATAGCGGGCGGCCCTTTTGAACAAAGTATTTTCAAATGCGCCCTCAAACCTGTTGCCCGGGCGGTTGCAGACGGTGATTATGGCGTATGGCAACCAACAGCAGACGAACAGACCCAACTGGAAAAGATATTTCCCACGGGGGTTTGTGACTATAGCAAGCCGGATCTGGCCCTCGGCGATACTGAGCACTAA
- a CDS encoding DM13 domain-containing protein, translated as MKAKTFITLIATHLFVGAIGFAAGIYFLPIITAPASPTGAEISALSAKAQYSAEFKRDLKDSDALHWGEGQLTVGSEFITLMGELAPGPDYRLYLSSTFVETEADFNRLKPAMVQVGDVKTFENFVVKVSPDIDPSQYNTVVVWCETFGEFITSAKYR; from the coding sequence ATGAAAGCAAAAACTTTTATCACACTTATTGCGACACATTTATTTGTAGGGGCAATCGGCTTTGCGGCAGGGATTTATTTTCTTCCTATTATCACGGCCCCTGCATCCCCAACCGGAGCGGAAATCTCGGCATTATCAGCCAAAGCGCAATACTCGGCCGAGTTCAAAAGAGACCTTAAAGACAGTGATGCCCTGCACTGGGGAGAAGGGCAGCTGACGGTTGGCTCCGAGTTTATTACCTTGATGGGAGAACTTGCCCCGGGTCCCGATTACAGGCTTTATCTGTCATCGACGTTTGTCGAAACCGAAGCTGACTTTAACCGCCTGAAGCCTGCTATGGTGCAGGTGGGGGACGTTAAGACTTTTGAAAACTTTGTGGTGAAGGTTTCGCCAGACATTGATCCGTCTCAGTACAACACTGTTGTTGTCTGGTGTGAAACCTTTGGCGAGTTTATCACTTCGGCAAAATATCGCTGA